TTGAATATAGTCTACAAAAGTTGTTTGTAAGTAATTTTATGCATAGtttagtataattttaggtaaaCTAAAAGGTAGGATATTTAAATTTGGAAGGTGCGTTGCATCGTAAACTTTTCTAGGCCAAGTTAAAACAGAGATCCGATGTGTTGTATATTCTTATACTAAGTTTAGACTCCACCAACATGTATGATAACTGTTATGCTAGGATGAAGATGCAAAAATGGTAGGACATTGTCTGATGACCTTGCCTTATGCACAATCAGCTCATGGAAGGTTCTCGAATAATTTTTGGACCTTTCAACATTCTTTTACTGAGACTTACCTATGGTCTAACGGTATGTATGATATCAACTATTGTATCCAATGGCCCATATTTTCAGTTGACGTGGCTTAATGAGACGTTGCATTTTGAGTTTTACCGTTCACTTTTggctgtgttcttttctccCCTTTCACAACTCacttctctcgttttccgcacgcacgcttttcaaattgctaaacggtgtattttttgcgaaagttttctatatgaaagttgttttaaaaattatattaatctatttttcaaatttgtttaggctaaaacttaattaatcttacTATAATTGTGTGCTTGGTTTTCTATGTTGGGAGGCAAGGTTGCCAACCTTGTCTACCGAACACAGCCGAGGATATAGTGTCACTGTAATTAAAACAATAACTAACAGAGGATCAAATTATCAATTTTTACTACATACCCTTCCATTACTTTTATTTAGATGACACTGTCTAGtttaatataataaataaataaaaaaagatcagAGGTAGTAATATAATAACTGATATTTCTTTTTGGGCCATTCTTTAACCAATATTTTCACTTTCGACTAGATAATTTAAACTTTGTTTGTACTTTGGACTACCTATACTCTCGATTCGAGTATATCAATTTCTATTTGTTAATAAACTCTCACTGTATATGAACCGTTTCTTTCACGTAGAATGACGAGTTAGATGTAGATGAATAAAAGAGTGGATGGTGGTCCAAAATAACACAGAGGTAAAAACCCGGTTTAAATTGAAAACATTGGATAAAAGATAGTCCAAAACGAAACATCATTAATAAAATTTGACCCAAGATAAAATTCTCTCTCTAATAAATACCACCAATTTATATATGTCCATACACGCAATTCACCGTCGGTTGCTATTAAAGCTGATTCAACGGATGGGAACTAATCCCTTCCGCATGGAAAATAGAGTggtccattagcacatgattaattaagtattagctatttttttcaaaaataaattaatttgatttttttaagcaactttcgtataaaaactttttataaaaaacacaatGGTTAgtggtttgaaaaacgtgcgtgtGGAAAACTAGGGAGAGGGGCTGGGAACACAGCCTAAAATGGGAGAAATCTGCAAATTGCTCCCACCCACACGCACTGCACAGGCACACACACCGAGGGTCCgtggcgctcgccggcgacggatgCGGGGGGAGGGGAAGGAACGTCGATGGGGACGTACTCGTCGCCGCCACGCAGCAGGTAATCACGGGAGAGGTGAGCGAGAGATCAGAGATGTGTGTGGACCATGATTTGGCGCCTTGATGCTGTCTGTGACCCCCCTCGTTTGCAGCTTGCTGCAGGTGACTTGGGGAATGAGATTGTGGTGTGGGCTGCGCCTTGGATGCGATCTGATGACCCGGATGAATCGTCTTCTTCGTAGAGGCGTGTGAGTTGGCGGGAGGAAGATTGATCGGTTACACTTGCTTTGGTTTAACGTTGACAAGCTTCACTGTGGAGGCACCCTGTTCGACGTTTTGCCTAAGAGAGCCTGGAGAGTTTCATCCAGTGTTTACACATGAATGCCATCCTGTGATGTGGTGACGAACAAAGCCAGTCTTCAGGACAGCTGAGGTCAGTGGCTAGGGAtggttctttcttttttttttctttcggagTACATTCTCCTTAAAAACTGGCCTTCTCATGATTTTAAGTGATGATTGTTCTGATCTTACCCGTGTGAACTTGTGATCATACAGCTCTTAGCGGCAAGAAAGTTATAAAACAGGGCAAAAACTCGGAGTGCAGATCACCTAATGCTGATATTGGTATATGTTATCATCACCAAAGCACACAATTGGAACAAAGGAGAGTTCACATTTTGGTATGGTTTTCTACATATTTTTCAATGATTTATGTTGTGAAGTTTGCAGAATTAAAGTACTTGATCAACATATACCATAGACGTGTCCAACTTGTCCAGCAGCACATGATTACAAGAACCTAGTGGACTAGCTACCACGTGATAAATGCGAGCTCATTTTATTACATACCATTGAGCCTGCATTAAAGCACAATTTACAAAATGTTGGCCTCTCTCAACACTGCTGGAGTTGTATACATACTGACATACACAAAGTACTCTCAGCGTTGCTTTCTCATGCACCTTCCCCATAAAATTAGGATTGTCATTGCATAGGAAACACCAAATCCCAATGCAGTGAAGAGGACTAGTACAACATCTGTGGATTTCTCCGAAGTGTATGTCATAACAATGGGCTCTTTTGGGTTGTCACATTGTTTGGATAACGGTGGTCCACACAAACCAATGTTTCCAAGAAAAGAATTGTTGGAAAAGGTGGAAAACTGATATGAGTTTGGTATTCTTCCAACCAACATGTTGTAGGACAAATTCAGTGTTGAAAGGAAGTTGAGTGATGCTAGCTCCTTGGGGATCCCCCCAGTGAGCTCATTCGAGGAGAGGTCCAATGACTCAAGTTGATTCAACCTGCCAAACTGAGTTGGAATTGATCCTGTAAGGGCATTGTGAGACATGTTGAGCCCGTGAAGCAGTACAAGCCCCCCGACAGTCTCAGGAATGGTACCATGGAATGCATTATTTGAGAAATCAATCAGCATAAGGGTCCTCAATATCTTGGAAATTGTCGTGTCACTCCCTTTGTATGTAACTGAGGCAGTAAACTGGTATGTTTGCCCATGGTAATATTTATTTTCCATGACTAGTGTATCATTTTGAGTCATGGCAATCATGGACTTGAGCATCTTAAACCATGCTTCTGGCAATGTTCCATTGAAGTTGTTTGAGGCCATGTCAGCAATTCTGAGCTGCGTAAATGCACAGCTGTTCCTGTCAACTGTATATGAAGGATCCATTACTTGTCCAGTGAACTTGTTAGACTTGAGGACAAGGACTTGAAGTTTACGAAGTTTACTCATCCAACATGGAAAGGAGTCACTAATCTGATTGTTTCCAACGTCAAGGATCTCCAAGTTCCTGCAAGAAACTAGAGATCTGGGTATCTTTCCGTCAATCAAATTGCCACTTAAATCTATTGCCTCAAGTGAACAGCCTTCCTTGATGCTATCAGGTAAATTTCCAACaagtttattttcttttagacTTAATACTTGTAATTCAATGGCATCCTCCATTAAGCAGGATGGGATCGAACCACTCAAGTTATTGTAAGAGAGATCAAAGAGTTGCAAATTCGTAGCAGCGGTACATATTGATGGTGGAATATCTCCAGAGAGTTTGTTTCTGGAGGCCTTGAAAGTGAGAGTTTCCCCAAGGTAAGTTAAGTAATGAAGAGGAATAGATGAGAATTGGTTGCTCGAGTAATCTAATGTGCTGCTACCTTCTTGTGGTATCGGTATGGGCCCTTCAATACTGTTGAAACTGAGGTCAAGGAATTCTATATGAAGAGGAAGCAAAGGATCAGATCCAAGACTTGTAAAGTTATTGTGCGACATGTTCAAGAGGAGAAATTGCAAGCCTTTCCATGTCTTCCATGCCCACTGTGGTATAGCTCCTTGGATCTGGTTATGTGAAATGTCAAGACTAAACATCTTATCGAGATGCTTCAAGATATTGGGAAAAGTAGACATGCTGCAAGATGCTAAACTTAAGAACTCCAAATTGGGGAATGACACCAGTGATGAAATATTTTCTCCATCTACCACTACTAGTTTATTGTTTGAGAGATTCAGGACGGATAGGTTTTTCAGTTTTGAGAATGAGGTGAGTTCTATTGTGCCGTCAAAATTGTTCGAATGGAGCACGAGAGTTTCCAAATGAGTCAAATTTAAGATCTGCGGAGGCACCTTCCCTGAAAACTTGCAGTTGTACAGTGCTAACTTAATCAATTCCCTTAAGTTTCCTATTGAAGAAGGTACATGTCCAGACAATCCGCAGTTGGAGAACTGGAGAACAGTAAGAGAAGTTAGGTTGGATATCCATGACGGCATGGATCCTACTATCTGGAACCCAGACACTTCTAGCAAATCCAAGTATAGGAAGCTACCTAACGAAGAGGGCAGTGTTCCAGAGAAACCACTTGCACCAATGCCCAACTTCTTCAGAGATCTGAGATTGCTGATGGAGCTCGGAATCATACCTGTGAAGTTTGTTCTACTGACGGACAAATTCTCCAAGCTACTGTCCTGTGAGAAATTTGGCAGATTACCAGATATGCCAGGATTCTTAGAAAGATCAATTGTTCTCAACTTCTTGTGCTGGAAGATGATGGGAGGAAACCATCCTTGAAACTTGTTTGTGGATAGCTGAAGAACAGTGAGGTTGGAAAAGCCAGCCAAGAACTCTGGCACTGAACCTGACAATAAATTGTAATGAAGCTCGATCGTGGTGAGCGATCGCATGGCAGCAAATGATGCGCATACGGGACCTGACAGTGAGCAGTAAGGTAAACTAAGAACTTGAAGCTTAGGTGTGTACTTGGCTATGTGGTCACACCACAATTCGCCATTATTGGACATATCCACCATTCCCATATGGAGCTCCTCCAGGTTAGTGAGGTTTGTGAGCAAGGTCTCCATGTTTGGTGCTGAGAGCTGCCCAATGGAGTCTACAGCGTACTGTGTGATGCTGTTTTCGTCATCGTAAGACACGATGACGAAGCtcgtggagaggtcgaggtagACCAGGCTCACGAGGCGCCCAATGCCAGCCGGCACCTTGCCGGCGATGTTGGTGTCCGAGAGGTCAAGGTGTGTGAGCTCGGTGAGCTGCTCGAATCCAGTGGCCGGGAGCTGGGACATGGTGAAGATGTTACCAGAGAGGTTGAGGTGCTTGAGTGAGGTTAACCTGAACAGTGCATGGTCGAGGCCGCCGGCTTGCAGGTTGTGGCCTCCCAAGTCGAGTGAGGTGACACGGCCATCGGCGCCGTCGCAGTGGACGCCCTCCCAGCGACAGCAGTCTGCACCAGGGACCCATGATCGAAAGGTGGTGGAGTAGTCGCCGGCCGTCGCGTTGAAGGAGTGCTTCAGCCGGAGCAGCGCGGAAGCCTGGTCTGGAAGGCACATTGCCGGCGTCGTTTCGGAGGAGGTCGTCGTAAGGTCGTCGAGCGTGGTGGCCTGGACTAGCTGGAGGATGAGCATCATTGCTAGGAGTGATGCCACATGGTGAGGGACTCTCTTGGAGAACGACGACATGGTGGTGAAGGTATTTTCGCAAGTGCTGTGCTTTATCCACTTAAAAAGACACGACACGGTGAAATCAGTAGAGGGTGGTAGATTTCTTGAATTTTAGACGACTGTCAGAAGGACTGGGGTCATGTATCATTGGTTGAAAGGGCTGCTGGCTGTTGCCTAAACATTGTAGTGGGAATGGAAGACGTGTAGTACATGATAACTGCAGAATACCCCCCAAGTTGGCACACATGTATAGTAATTGCTCCAGTTCTGACGACCTTTGAGAAGACCCGCAAATTGGACATGTTACACATgtataagggtgtgtttagttcatgaactaattagaagtttggttgaaattggaacgatctgacgaaaaagttgaaagtttgtgtgtagaaaagttttgatgtgatggaaaagttggaagtttgaagaaaaagtttggaactaaacaagggctaaatgtagaatattttttctttgaatGGTACTTGCGCTAGTTCTGACGACCTTTGAGAAAACCATCGAATCCCCAAGTTGGCGCGCATGTATACATTACCACAATCTACAGTGAGAAGAACCCCAAGctggttttcaaaaataaaataaatctctTTTTGAAAGGAATCCTTTCTCATCAAAAGAGTTACCACTTTCTttggtatgaaaaaaaaactatatctaGACTCTATACTACTTTATACTGAGTATAATGCTAGTGATGGTGTTTGAGTCTGTCTTCAATGCCACAAGCTAACATGTGAGGCTATGTCCACACGTATATGATTCCTTACCAAggcttggtttagttcccaactttttctttaaactttcaattttttcatcacatcaaaactttcctacacacaaacttctaacttttccgccacatcgttccaattttaatcaaactttcaattttggcgtgaactaaacacaccccgaGTATAACTTTGTTGTTGTCATTTCAGAATTGTTGAACCAACGTAAGTACAAGTCTAAGACTTCACCGCTTTTTATTTGTTAATTCTATATTTAGAATTTAAAATTAGGGTAGTAGAAACTATCAGAAAATGTACTATGATAGAAGATGCATACTCACAAATCATTAATTTCGAAtttgatatttattttattaagaaagtactccctccattgatagtcatatttcatcttgggacacagaccaaggataaataattctacttatcatccatttaaatatgctactagttattcctcgtaaacaagcgattcattaatatttacattacttGATGCCCATGTAGttaatcttgtgtggaagaatagagagtcacGCATGAAAtctgagaaagtcattaagaggatatgttgttggattgaaatatgcctatcaaaaataaatttttcagatttggaaaaatatcaatcaaaagtagatggagggagtactatattgtGGCTGGTTGCATATATGTTGtcttaattatttttcatatataatgAGTTATCTTCCATACGATCACTAACATATCGTAGGAGTGTATATAGACCATATTTTTCTGTATTACTCCAACTGACTAGCAATCATATTTGTGGGGTCAGAATCTCAAGGTAGAATTATTTCTAGATTGTAAGTGAATAGAAAGTTGGTTGTTAGCTTGCTGGATGTATGGTAGGTCGATCGTTATTAGTAGCTGAAAAAGAAAATAGCTGGATAACACGGCAGGGGAAAAAAAGGCATATCTGCTTATTTCTATGGGAAACACTCGTTAGAAGCATTTATTTCTTTGGATGAGTTATCATCAGTAAGAAATTATGTAGTAGTCTTTATGGCATGTTCAATGGCAATGATAAATACCGTCTCTTAAACAATACTACCTTCGTCTCAAAGTAATTATAATTCTAaattgtttagcatatattaaggtttAAGAAGAAAAACTATAATATCCATCGTTAAATAATGGTTTATAGGTAAAAATGAAAGGGCAgttgagggtaaaatagaaagAAATTTGGATGAGAAGTGATTAATCGAATCATTAGTACTTTATTGTGacaaatattttgggataaatttaaattctagatatacaattattatgggacATAGGTAGTACAGTATTATTTACAGACCGCATTGTTACAACAGTTGAGATCATAGAGGCTCTAACCATTAACTCAATCCAAAGAtattcttttattattattcttaatttctatttttttcaccCGCATGCAACCATGTTTCTATTTTATAGGGGTTAAGAGTCGTTGTTGAGCCGTTATTATCTATAACAATGATGTTttgtctttcctttttctctctcttctatgTTAACAATTTATACTATCTATATAGTTGATGCCCACTAATTTTtaaaagcttaacatgcaagtaTTCTatatcatcacccactagcaattttTATCTAGAGTATTGTATATCACATGTAAGTGTGCaatatcatcatccactagcaattattatctatagcattttaaatatcatgcaaacatgacatatcatttacaattttgttgtatttttagaacACACACTAGTAGAGAAATCATATTTAATACCGATTGAAAATCTCCATTAATCCCGATTATAGCAATCGTGATCAATAAATCAAGACTAAAGATCTCGACCTTTATTACCgagtcaaaaaaaatatgtgggatgTGGGATTCGAATTCAAGATCTCTCATCTCAGCCCTTACGCGCATTAGCATCCCACATACTCTACACATCTAACTTAAATagagatgtttttcttttgaactAACTCTGGTGGCATCTTAAGTAATACCAACCGGTacttaaaaatatctttagtatGGGTTGGTGTTATCGAAAAAATACATCTTTAGTACTGGTtgataacatcaaccgggactaaagatccaccaacattagtctcggttggtggtACCAATCGGtactaaaaatacatttttaatACCGGTTGAAAGATGAGTTTGTGTGTTTGGGACATTAGATAAAAGATGAGTTCTCTAGTATTGtcaatatgcaagcaatgtaaccattatctccacatcatttttacattatttaaacatatatatctatcattTCTATAACGTATAATATGTAGCCATCCATGTATCCCGCAACAATGCGCGAAGTATCAACTAGTTATTTCTAATTAGCAACACTAAAGGAGCACTATTGATGACCATTATACATCTTTATTGAATGTATGTGTCCTCGATCTTAGCTTGGACTTGACATAGAATCTTGGACCCAATGTAACGTTAGCATGGACTACACTTTTGGACTAAACAAGTCTATATAACACATGTATATGTAAAGATCAGGATGCATGCATATGTGCAGACTTTGAAGTCAATTCGTTGGAAAAGATGTACTAACGAATCTAAATCAGTTTGCAATAACGTGTGTTCAACCACCACTAtgaaaattaattacataaagCTAGCCAAGTTAGAAAGAATGTAATCGGAAATTACGATATTAATTTAACTACCGCTTCAATTGGATGAGCGCTGAAAAATTTGAGAGACAAAGCTACCACATCATCGTTTTCTTCAAGCCCATttagtttgaaataattaagGAAAGTTAGAGAAAAGTAGGTGGCTTTTGTACCAGCTTAAACTGGTTTGTTGTTCCCGTGACAGCATCTACTAATAACACATAGCCGGCCGAAGCCTGGTCCGGAATGCACTTGATGTTCATCACGGCTAAGCAGTGACGCCACATGCTGAGCAAACTCCCTTCGAGAACGACAACGTATGGATGGTGACGGATTAATTTTCGCAAGTGCGGCACTTTAATCACTTAAAATGAAGAACGACGACACTGTTAATTAGCATGGAAGATTTTTGGATTTTAGATCGAGGCTGTCATATAAGGACAGTACTCAGGGTAACATGCATCATATTTGTTCAAGGGAATTAATTGTTGCCTGAACATTGTAGTGGGAATGGAAGACATACATGGTAACATGATGACTGCAAATTTAAATCTACAGTTAGAGGAAATTCAattctagattggttttttataggacggataGAGTACAGGTCTACGATCTACAAGAAGAAGACCAAGCTggttttgaaaaagaaaactttCTGTTTGATGAAAATCCTTTCAGATCAAAAGAGTTACCGCTTTCTCTCGTGtgaaaagaattttttttcttaaacttGTGCCCACAGACCACAGTGTAAAATGCAATTGGAATATCGATCGGCACTCAAGAATCAGTTGTAAGCTACAAAAGATTGTACGATGTCTGCGATTTTTCATCAAGTAACGCACTCCTACGAAAACAATTTTTCTGTGCGGGTAAAAACTGTTTTTACGTGTGGAGGTGGCGCCCGTTTGCCTGAAAGTGTTTGCAAAAATCTGGTTTCTCTGTGCGGGTGGCGCACCCGATCGCAAAAAATcagattttcgcgtgcgggtgcttCTGTCGCCCacacgtgaaaaaaaaatccaaaaaacaaaataaaaatagcgaaaaaaatcGAAACCCTAGTTGCCGCCGCAactcgtctcgccgtcgccgtcgctcgtcgtCATTGTCGCTGTTGTGCGGGGGAGGGTGGGAGAGAGGTGCCACCACGGGGAGAACGTGGGGACGGCCACCatcctcctccgctccggccaccTTCTCCTCGTCGGTGGAAAGACGCCGTCACGGGGAGAGCGCAGGGACGGCCGTCGTCCGCCTCCgctccggccacctcctcctccttgtcggTGGAGAGGCGCCGCCGCTGGGATGGCCAGCGTCCGCCTCCACTGGGACGGCCGGCGTCCGCCTCCACTCCGGCcacctcgtcgtcatcgtcggcggcggcgggggcggtcgAGGCCTCACTCCTCCCGCCGTCGCCTGCTGCCAAgccgcccgcctgccgccgcgtgagtgcgtgagaggagaggagagaaagttGGAGGTGAGGATAAGGATAAGGAGGTGAGAGAGTTGGAGGGAGGATATAAGGATGGAATTTTTGAAGTGTTGGGAGGGAAAAAGGAGGCAGGGTATTTTTGTGTGGGAAAAAGTACGAGTTACCCCCataaactatcgcggtcgaccgaattacccccctgaacctgAAAACCAGACATTACTCACCTTAAACTTTTAATAGCGGATAAATTACCCCCCCTCAACACTGTTTTGAGTGGTTTTGACTTAAGTTTGCATACGTGACGCCaatgtggcaatccagtcagctaataaaaataaaaatacctcCCCTGGGCCCAACTGTCAtacccctctctctttctccccagTCGCACTCTCTCTCCCGCGTATGCGCTTGGGCAGGTGGCTCCGCAGACGGAGACAAGAGCAGAGGCTTGCGGCGGCTGCCCGACGTGCGTCCTCGGCCGACGATGGCAATGGGACCGATGGCGATGAGGCAGACGGAGCAATGCAGGGTCGTCAATGAAGATGGCTTGTTCCTAGCGATAGCGGCGTCGAGGGACGTGTCCCCTGTGCGGCGTGCTTGGCCGGCGACCGGTGAGCACTGCGCACGGAAGAGGTTGGGTGAGCCGGTGACCTCCGGATCCCAGCGACGGTGGAGATGAGCCGAGACGGAGAGGGCAGCCGAAAATGGGATTCGGGGGGACCTAGGCGGCCGGAGGACGACAGACGCGCCAGCGGCGCGACGACGTGGAGGACCGagacggaggcagcggcggcgcgagatgaGGAGACATCGATGCCCCCCTACTCAGCTCGGTGGGACGGAGATCGGCATAGCCTTCTCAGCCCACCGCCAGCAACCGCCTCCACCCCCGCCCGTCGCCTGTCGcctgccgctgcctccgcccCAACCCGCTGCCGGCAGACGCCTTCGCGCCCGCCCACGCCCACCACTggcagccgcctccgccaccatccGCTGTcggcagccgcctccgccctcgcACACTGCCTGCCAGCCGCCTCTGCCCCTGCCCGTCCCGGCCTGGCTCCTCGCCTGCCGCTCACcagctagagagagagaaagagagagaggggttgagagaaggggagagagagagggagagaaggagagaaaaaagcgctgacaggtgggcagCAAAGAGCCGGCACCTTTATCCTCAAATAGGTGCCAATTTTTAAAAAGAACTAGCACCTATTACTGTTGTAGGAGAAAGATGCCGGTTTTTATTGACCATTCGGCACCTTGTAGTATAAATCCATCGGAGTAGTTGGGACGGGACCCATCCAAGAACCGGCATTTCTTTTAAAAGGAATATGTGCCGGTTTTGTTTAAAAATCCGACACCCGtaaaccgagccgagccgcaCCTAAGGAGCTCTCTCAAACCCGTAAAACGTTTTTATCCATCTACGTACTCTATCTCCCTCGTTCTTATCGGAtcagttctctctctctctcactc
This genomic window from Oryza sativa Japonica Group chromosome 12, ASM3414082v1 contains:
- the LOC4351782 gene encoding receptor-like protein 7, producing the protein MSSFSKRVPHHVASLLAMMLILQLVQATTLDDLTTTSSETTPAMCLPDQASALLRLKHSFNATAGDYSTTFRSWVPGADCCRWEGVHCDGADGRVTSLDLGGHNLQAGGLDHALFRLTSLKHLNLSGNIFTMSQLPATGFEQLTELTHLDLSDTNIAGKVPAGIGRLVSLVYLDLSTSFVIVSYDDENSITQYAVDSIGQLSAPNMETLLTNLTNLEELHMGMVDMSNNGELWCDHIAKYTPKLQVLSLPYCSLSGPVCASFAAMRSLTTIELHYNLLSGSVPEFLAGFSNLTVLQLSTNKFQGWFPPIIFQHKKLRTIDLSKNPGISGNLPNFSQDSSLENLSVSRTNFTGMIPSSISNLRSLKKLGIGASGFSGTLPSSLGSFLYLDLLEVSGFQIVGSMPSWISNLTSLTVLQFSNCGLSGHVPSSIGNLRELIKLALYNCKFSGKVPPQILNLTHLETLVLHSNNFDGTIELTSFSKLKNLSVLNLSNNKLVVVDGENISSLVSFPNLEFLSLASCSMSTFPNILKHLDKMFSLDISHNQIQGAIPQWAWKTWKGLQFLLLNMSHNNFTSLGSDPLLPLHIEFLDLSFNSIEGPIPIPQEGSSTLDYSSNQFSSIPLHYLTYLGETLTFKASRNKLSGDIPPSICTAATNLQLFDLSYNNLSGSIPSCLMEDAIELQVLSLKENKLVGNLPDSIKEGCSLEAIDLSGNLIDGKIPRSLVSCRNLEILDVGNNQISDSFPCWMSKLRKLQVLVLKSNKFTGQVMDPSYTVDRNSCAFTQLRIADMASNNFNGTLPEAWFKMLKSMIAMTQNDTLVMENKYYHGQTYQFTASVTYKGSDTTISKILRTLMLIDFSNNAFHGTIPETVGGLVLLHGLNMSHNALTGSIPTQFGRLNQLESLDLSSNELTGGIPKELASLNFLSTLNLSYNMLVGRIPNSYQFSTFSNNSFLGNIGLCGPPLSKQCDNPKEPIVMTYTSEKSTDVVLVLFTALGFGVSYAMTILILWGRCMRKQR